One genomic segment of Streptomyces niveus includes these proteins:
- a CDS encoding PLP-dependent aminotransferase family protein — protein MDALREAVRTGRLAPGTRLPSSRTLAADLGVARNTVADAYAELVAEGWLTAKQGSGTRVARRAAPRTRAPGGPPVRPNSRLPAHNLRAGSPDLSSFPRGEWLASARRALAAAPHDAFDYGDQRGRVELRTVLADYLARTRGVYADPERVVLCSGFVHGLTLMAQVLADRRGRAGARGGTKTGAKGGTKARAVAVESYGLGFHRDLLTAAGLRTPALPIDGLGTRTEELTSGAGELRGVDAVLTTPAHQFPTGAALHPDRRAAVVDWARGAGGLILEDDYDGEFRYDRQPVGALQGLDPERVVYMGTASKSLAPGLRLAWMVLPKALVGEVIEAKGDVAAVPSAMDQLTLAEFMTSGGYDRHVRSMRLRYRRRRDQLVEALAEHAPESRVTGIAAGLHAVVELPPGTDERTAIQAAAWQGLAIQGLSAFRHPSVPPGHDALVVGYGAPTDSAWAGALDALCRVLP, from the coding sequence ATGGACGCCCTGCGCGAAGCCGTCCGCACCGGGCGGCTGGCTCCCGGCACCAGGCTGCCCTCGTCCCGTACGCTCGCCGCCGATCTGGGCGTCGCGCGCAACACCGTCGCCGACGCCTACGCCGAACTCGTCGCCGAAGGCTGGCTGACCGCGAAGCAGGGTTCGGGGACACGGGTCGCCCGTCGGGCCGCGCCCCGCACGCGGGCGCCGGGCGGCCCGCCGGTCCGGCCGAACAGCCGTCTGCCCGCGCACAATCTGCGGGCCGGCTCACCCGACCTCAGCTCCTTTCCGCGCGGTGAATGGCTCGCCTCGGCCCGCCGCGCCCTGGCGGCGGCGCCGCACGACGCGTTCGACTACGGCGACCAGCGCGGGCGCGTCGAGCTGCGTACCGTCCTCGCCGACTATCTGGCCCGGACGCGTGGGGTGTACGCCGACCCCGAGCGGGTCGTTCTCTGCTCCGGGTTCGTCCACGGCCTGACGCTGATGGCTCAGGTGCTCGCGGACCGCCGGGGGAGGGCGGGGGCGAGGGGCGGTACGAAGACAGGTGCCAAGGGGGGTACCAAGGCCCGGGCGGTGGCCGTCGAGTCGTACGGGCTCGGCTTCCACCGCGACCTCCTCACCGCCGCCGGGCTGCGCACCCCCGCGCTCCCGATCGACGGACTCGGCACCCGCACCGAGGAGCTGACGTCCGGCGCGGGCGAGCTGCGGGGTGTCGACGCGGTGTTGACGACCCCCGCGCACCAGTTCCCGACCGGCGCCGCGCTCCACCCCGACCGGCGTGCGGCGGTGGTGGACTGGGCGCGCGGAGCGGGTGGGCTGATCCTGGAGGACGACTACGACGGGGAGTTCCGCTACGACCGCCAGCCCGTCGGGGCGCTCCAGGGCCTGGATCCGGAGCGGGTGGTGTACATGGGCACGGCGAGCAAGTCCCTGGCTCCGGGGCTGCGGCTGGCGTGGATGGTGCTGCCCAAGGCGCTGGTGGGGGAAGTGATCGAGGCGAAGGGCGATGTCGCGGCGGTGCCGAGCGCCATGGACCAGCTCACGCTCGCCGAGTTCATGACCTCCGGCGGGTACGACCGCCATGTGCGGTCCATGCGTCTGCGCTACCGGCGCCGGCGCGACCAGCTGGTGGAGGCGCTGGCCGAACACGCGCCGGAGTCACGGGTGACCGGCATCGCCGCCGGGCTGCACGCCGTGGTCGAACTCCCGCCCGGCACCGACGAACGCACCGCGATCCAGGCAGCGGCCTGGCAGGGCCTGGCGATCCAGGGTCTCTCCGCCTTCCGGCACCCGTCCGTCCCACCGGGGCACGACGCCCTGGTCGTCGGCTACGGCGCCCCGACGGACAGCGCCTGGGCCGGTGCGCTGGACGCCCTCTGCCGTGTACTGCCGTAG
- a CDS encoding DUF305 domain-containing protein: MKAVRGTAAALLALLVVTGCSSAPSVDKKPAAASTPVQPSPVGTLSGATDAAWIQLMTPMNEGAVELLTLAADRVTDPALRGWASDLAGAHRAELGRMRPLLKELGLPSTNVHEGHEMPGMVTPGDLTQARAAEGAAFEKVFVIQIREHLEHSARVSRSEVDAGSEAAARKLAASLVEARRGELAGLERLTA, from the coding sequence ATGAAGGCGGTACGCGGTACGGCGGCGGCGCTTCTCGCCCTCCTGGTGGTGACGGGCTGCTCGTCCGCCCCCTCGGTGGACAAGAAGCCTGCCGCGGCCTCAACTCCCGTACAGCCCAGTCCCGTCGGCACCCTCTCCGGTGCGACCGACGCCGCGTGGATCCAGCTCATGACCCCCATGAACGAGGGCGCGGTCGAGCTGCTGACGCTGGCCGCCGACCGGGTCACCGACCCCGCGCTGCGCGGTTGGGCGAGCGATCTGGCCGGCGCGCACCGTGCCGAACTCGGGCGTATGCGGCCGCTGTTGAAGGAGCTGGGCCTGCCGTCCACGAATGTGCACGAGGGCCATGAGATGCCGGGCATGGTAACGCCCGGCGATCTCACCCAGGCGCGTGCCGCCGAAGGCGCGGCCTTCGAGAAGGTCTTCGTCATACAGATCCGCGAACATCTGGAGCACTCCGCGCGCGTGTCGCGCTCCGAGGTCGACGCGGGCAGTGAGGCGGCGGCCAGGAAGCTCGCAGCCTCGCTGGTGGAGGCGCGGCGGGGCGAACTCGCCGGCCTGGAACGCCTCACCGCGTAG
- a CDS encoding CatB-related O-acetyltransferase, with amino-acid sequence MPADPAVPAVPALPADPTVIHPMPGQPRVVLLKPLITSELIDVGDFSYYDDPDDPKAFETRNVLYHYGPEKLVIGKYCALGEGVRFIMNGANHRMDGPSTFPFPIMGGSWSEHFDLITGLPGRGDTVVGNDVWFGYRSTVMPGVRIGHGAVIASGAVVVDDVPDYGIVGGNPAKVIRRRYEDADVDRLLAIAWWDWPVEHITAHLRTIMSGSVDALEAAAPTDAV; translated from the coding sequence ATGCCCGCAGATCCCGCCGTCCCCGCCGTCCCCGCCCTTCCCGCCGATCCGACGGTGATCCATCCGATGCCCGGTCAGCCCCGGGTGGTGCTGCTGAAACCGCTGATCACCTCGGAGTTGATCGACGTCGGGGACTTCTCGTACTACGACGACCCGGACGACCCGAAGGCGTTCGAGACACGGAACGTGCTCTACCACTACGGGCCGGAGAAGCTGGTCATCGGGAAGTACTGCGCGCTGGGTGAGGGGGTGCGGTTCATCATGAACGGCGCCAATCACCGGATGGACGGCCCGTCGACGTTCCCCTTCCCGATCATGGGCGGTTCATGGAGCGAGCACTTCGATCTCATCACCGGGCTGCCCGGCCGGGGAGACACGGTGGTGGGCAACGACGTCTGGTTCGGTTACCGCAGCACGGTCATGCCCGGCGTCCGGATCGGCCATGGAGCGGTCATCGCCTCGGGCGCGGTCGTGGTGGACGACGTACCGGACTACGGCATCGTGGGCGGCAATCCGGCCAAGGTCATCCGCCGCCGTTACGAGGACGCCGACGTCGACCGGCTGCTGGCGATCGCCTGGTGGGACTGGCCCGTCGAGCACATCACCGCGCACCTGCGCACGATCATGTCGGGCAGCGTCGATGCACTGGAGGCGGCCGCCCCCACGGACGCGGTCTGA
- a CDS encoding carboxymuconolactone decarboxylase family protein — protein sequence MTTNESDHRHDRVPEHEPRLEWAKLAPDVAKAMYGFEKAVRQGIDPVLYELVKIRASQINHCAFCLDMHTKEALAAGESVERIVQLSAWQESRHFYSPREIAAIELTEAVTVLTDGFVPDEVYERAAAHFDETELAHLIAAITVINSWNRFAVTTRMAPGHYTPVARKK from the coding sequence ATGACGACGAACGAGAGCGATCACCGGCACGACCGCGTCCCCGAACACGAGCCGCGCCTGGAGTGGGCGAAGCTCGCGCCGGACGTCGCCAAGGCGATGTACGGCTTCGAGAAGGCGGTCCGGCAGGGCATCGATCCCGTGCTGTACGAACTGGTGAAGATCCGCGCCTCGCAGATCAACCACTGCGCGTTCTGCCTGGACATGCACACGAAGGAGGCGCTGGCCGCCGGGGAGTCGGTGGAGCGGATCGTCCAGCTGAGCGCCTGGCAGGAGTCGCGCCACTTCTACTCGCCGAGGGAGATCGCGGCGATCGAACTCACCGAGGCGGTCACCGTGCTGACGGACGGATTCGTGCCGGACGAGGTGTACGAGCGGGCGGCGGCGCACTTCGACGAGACCGAACTCGCCCATCTGATCGCCGCGATCACGGTCATCAACTCCTGGAACCGCTTCGCGGTGACGACGAGGATGGCACCCGGGCACTACACGCCGGTGGCGCGGAAGAAGTGA
- a CDS encoding glutathionylspermidine synthase family protein: MQRRTIEPRPGWQQTVEEQGLVYPLTRYPDDSLRPYWDESAYYVFSLPEVEALEVVVEELHAMCLAAAEHIVKNDRFADLGITDRRLVALIAESWRRRDELPSIYGRFDLRYDGTGPAKMLEYNADTPTSLVEAASPQWFWMEERFPGADQWNSLHERLIDAWRRQAHLLPPGPLHFAHSEGDELGEDLMTVAYLRETAQQAGLETEALSVEQIGWDKLTGRFVDDRLRFIRSCFKLYPWEWLTTDRFGPQVIDTLDNGGGTGSTCWIEPVWKMLLSNKALLAILWELNPEHPNLLPAYLDGPRELAIDGGYVSKPLLGREGAGVTVHEPGHAPVVRQEACCYQALAPLPDFDGNRVVLGAWVVENEAAGLGIRESSGLITDEYARFLPHVIL; this comes from the coding sequence ATGCAGCGTCGGACCATCGAGCCACGCCCCGGCTGGCAGCAGACGGTCGAGGAGCAGGGGCTCGTCTATCCGCTCACCCGCTACCCGGACGACTCCCTGCGTCCGTACTGGGACGAGAGCGCCTACTACGTCTTCTCCCTCCCCGAGGTCGAGGCTCTCGAAGTCGTCGTCGAGGAACTGCACGCCATGTGCCTCGCCGCCGCCGAGCACATCGTGAAGAACGACCGCTTCGCCGATCTCGGCATCACCGACCGCCGACTGGTCGCCCTGATAGCCGAGTCCTGGCGCCGCCGGGACGAACTGCCCTCCATCTACGGCCGGTTCGACCTCCGCTACGACGGCACCGGCCCGGCCAAGATGCTGGAGTACAACGCGGACACCCCCACCTCCCTGGTCGAGGCCGCCAGCCCGCAGTGGTTCTGGATGGAGGAGCGCTTCCCCGGCGCAGACCAGTGGAACTCCCTGCATGAACGGCTCATCGACGCCTGGCGCCGCCAGGCCCATCTCCTTCCCCCCGGCCCCCTGCACTTCGCCCACTCCGAGGGCGACGAGCTGGGCGAGGACCTGATGACCGTCGCCTATCTGCGCGAGACGGCCCAGCAGGCGGGCCTCGAAACCGAGGCCCTGTCCGTCGAACAGATCGGCTGGGACAAGCTGACCGGCCGCTTCGTCGACGACCGGCTGCGCTTCATCCGCAGCTGCTTCAAGCTCTATCCGTGGGAGTGGCTGACCACGGACCGCTTCGGCCCCCAGGTGATCGACACCCTCGACAACGGCGGTGGCACCGGCAGCACCTGCTGGATAGAGCCCGTCTGGAAGATGCTGCTCTCCAACAAGGCGCTGCTGGCGATCCTCTGGGAGCTCAACCCGGAGCACCCGAATCTGCTGCCCGCCTACCTCGACGGGCCCCGTGAACTCGCCATCGACGGGGGCTATGTCTCCAAGCCCCTGCTCGGCCGCGAGGGCGCCGGAGTCACCGTCCACGAGCCCGGCCACGCCCCGGTCGTGCGCCAAGAGGCCTGCTGCTACCAGGCGTTGGCGCCCCTGCCCGACTTCGACGGCAACCGGGTCGTCCTCGGCGCCTGGGTCGTCGAGAACGAGGCGGCCGGCCTCGGCATCCGGGAGTCGTCGGGCCTGATCACGGACGAGTACGCCCGCTTCCTCCCGCACGTCATCCTGTAG
- a CDS encoding isocitrate lyase/PEP mutase family protein produces the protein MTLSTTFRALHHGRAAGDPLVLPGPWDAGSARVYAEAGFPALATPSAGVAASLGYEDGSTPPDEMFAAVARIVRAVSTGDTAVPVTADIEDGYGLAPAELVARLLDTGAVGCNLEDSADGRLKDPRRHADWLAEVKAAAGERLFVNARVDTFIRGVSDPARAIERAGLYVAAGADCVYPIGAPREAIPALRAGIEGPINVGAAPGGAAELSELGELGATRITFGPGLQRQAMAAVREGAARLRA, from the coding sequence ATGACGCTCTCGACCACCTTCCGCGCCCTGCACCACGGCCGTGCCGCCGGGGACCCGCTCGTCCTGCCGGGGCCGTGGGACGCGGGCAGTGCCCGCGTCTACGCGGAGGCCGGATTCCCGGCGCTCGCCACGCCGAGCGCGGGCGTCGCCGCGTCGCTCGGCTACGAGGACGGCTCCACCCCACCGGACGAGATGTTCGCGGCGGTGGCCCGAATCGTGCGGGCCGTCTCCACCGGCGACACGGCGGTGCCCGTCACCGCCGACATCGAGGACGGTTACGGGCTCGCCCCGGCCGAGCTGGTCGCCCGGCTCCTCGACACGGGCGCCGTGGGCTGCAATCTGGAGGACTCCGCCGACGGCCGCCTCAAGGACCCCCGGCGGCACGCCGATTGGCTGGCCGAGGTCAAGGCGGCGGCCGGGGAGCGGCTGTTCGTCAACGCCCGCGTCGACACGTTCATCCGTGGCGTGAGCGACCCGGCCCGGGCGATCGAACGCGCGGGTCTGTACGTGGCGGCCGGCGCGGACTGTGTGTACCCGATCGGCGCCCCGCGCGAGGCGATCCCGGCGCTGCGGGCGGGGATCGAAGGCCCGATCAACGTCGGGGCGGCGCCGGGCGGTGCGGCTGAGCTGTCGGAGCTGGGCGAACTCGGCGCGACACGGATCACGTTCGGTCCGGGGCTCCAGCGGCAGGCGATGGCGGCGGTCCGGGAGGGCGCGGCGCGGCTGCGCGCCTGA
- a CDS encoding LacI family DNA-binding transcriptional regulator, producing the protein MTADASPPARPTLEDVAAVAGVSRATVSRVINGAPTVDPALRTIVEEAIATTHYVPNRAARALVTRRTDSIALVVSEQERRTVAEPFVGRMFSDPYFGRVVGGLLDVLRPAGVQMVLMLADDAASRDQLLSYLRQGHVDGIVLISSHAGDPLPRLVHETRLPAVLAGRPGQPSPLTYVEADQTAGARLAAGHLAGLGRRRIGTVAGPQDMPAGQERLAGFRAAMATYGIEDVAVAEGDFTHTGGAAAMRRLLAEHPDLDGVFIASDLMALGALPVLLRAGRQVPDDVAVVGFDDSSAALTCDPALTTVRQPVEEMSAEMARLLLKQIASPSGPLPSMIFTPTLVVRESA; encoded by the coding sequence ATGACTGCCGACGCCTCCCCGCCCGCGCGCCCGACCCTGGAGGACGTGGCCGCCGTGGCAGGCGTCTCACGTGCCACGGTGTCGCGTGTGATCAACGGAGCGCCGACGGTGGATCCCGCGCTGCGCACGATCGTCGAGGAGGCCATCGCCACCACGCACTACGTGCCGAACCGCGCCGCACGCGCCCTGGTGACCCGCCGTACCGACTCGATCGCGCTGGTCGTCTCCGAGCAGGAACGGCGGACGGTGGCCGAGCCGTTCGTGGGCCGGATGTTCTCGGACCCCTACTTCGGGCGGGTCGTCGGCGGGCTGCTCGACGTGCTGCGACCGGCCGGTGTCCAGATGGTGCTGATGCTGGCGGACGACGCCGCCTCCCGTGACCAGTTGCTGTCGTATCTGCGCCAGGGCCATGTCGACGGCATCGTCCTGATCTCGTCGCACGCCGGGGATCCGCTGCCCCGGCTGGTCCACGAGACGAGGCTGCCCGCCGTGCTGGCGGGCCGGCCCGGACAGCCGTCGCCGCTCACATACGTCGAGGCGGACCAGACGGCGGGCGCGCGGCTGGCGGCCGGGCATCTGGCGGGGCTCGGGCGGCGCAGGATCGGTACGGTCGCGGGGCCGCAGGACATGCCGGCGGGGCAGGAACGGCTCGCGGGCTTCCGGGCGGCGATGGCCACGTACGGGATCGAGGACGTGGCGGTCGCGGAGGGCGACTTCACACATACGGGCGGCGCGGCGGCGATGCGGCGGCTGCTGGCCGAACACCCGGATCTGGACGGGGTGTTCATCGCCTCCGACCTGATGGCGCTGGGCGCGCTGCCGGTACTCCTCCGGGCGGGCAGGCAGGTGCCCGACGACGTGGCCGTGGTCGGCTTCGACGACAGCAGCGCGGCTCTGACCTGCGATCCGGCGCTGACGACGGTACGTCAGCCGGTCGAGGAGATGTCCGCGGAGATGGCCAGGCTGCTGCTGAAGCAGATCGCCTCGCCGAGCGGTCCGCTGCCATCGATGATCTTCACGCCGACACTGGTGGTGCGGGAGTCGGCGTAA
- a CDS encoding DUF1996 domain-containing protein, with product MLHRRPSRSPGTPRTLTPLRTGLASWRRRVVALALVALTASLLQTNMSSASTGSVAAEKAASDTKGAAVVRVSEFLAECPYSHRLPDDPIVFPGLPGASHMHSFFGNDTTNGRSDVNSLAQGRTTCAPKEDLSSYWVPTLYDGTREVEPTGTTFYYLGEGVRDDIIAQTQPLPYGLRIVAGNAKATGPNDNTRARWSCLHHGEVNPSTDFVNCPAGAMLESYLDFPQCWNGRDLDSADHKSHMSYPVAGACPSTHPVPVPKLRQVLRYPVNGDPARFKLASGRGYTMHGDFFNVWPAAEMERRVRDCIRPIIKCGADGRPS from the coding sequence GTGCTCCACAGAAGACCCTCCCGCAGCCCCGGAACCCCCCGCACCCTCACCCCCCTGCGCACCGGACTGGCGTCCTGGCGCCGACGCGTCGTCGCCCTGGCCCTCGTCGCGCTCACCGCCTCCCTGCTCCAGACCAACATGAGCAGTGCGAGCACCGGTTCCGTCGCGGCCGAGAAGGCCGCGTCGGACACCAAGGGCGCGGCCGTTGTCCGCGTGTCCGAGTTCCTCGCCGAGTGTCCGTACAGCCACCGTCTCCCGGACGACCCGATCGTCTTCCCCGGGCTGCCCGGCGCCTCGCACATGCACAGCTTCTTCGGCAACGACACGACCAACGGCCGTTCCGACGTCAACAGCCTGGCGCAGGGCCGCACCACCTGCGCGCCGAAGGAAGACCTCTCGTCGTACTGGGTCCCGACCCTGTACGACGGCACGAGGGAGGTGGAGCCGACCGGCACCACCTTCTACTACCTGGGTGAGGGCGTACGGGACGACATCATCGCCCAGACCCAGCCGCTGCCGTACGGACTGCGGATCGTGGCGGGCAACGCCAAGGCGACCGGTCCCAACGACAACACGCGGGCGCGCTGGTCGTGTCTGCACCACGGCGAGGTCAATCCGTCCACCGACTTCGTCAACTGCCCGGCGGGCGCGATGCTGGAGTCGTATCTGGACTTCCCGCAGTGCTGGAACGGCCGGGATCTCGACTCGGCCGACCACAAGAGCCATATGTCGTACCCGGTGGCGGGCGCCTGCCCGTCGACCCACCCGGTGCCGGTGCCGAAGCTGCGGCAGGTGCTGAGGTATCCGGTCAACGGCGATCCGGCGCGGTTCAAGCTCGCGTCGGGCCGTGGCTACACGATGCACGGCGACTTCTTCAACGTCTGGCCCGCGGCGGAGATGGAGCGGCGCGTACGTGACTGCATCCGTCCCATCATCAAGTGCGGTGCGGACGGCCGGCCTTCCTGA
- the rocD gene encoding ornithine--oxo-acid transaminase → MATTESAIASAEAHSAHNYHPLPVVVASADGAWMTDVEGRRFLDMLAGYSALNFGHGNRRLIDAAKAQLERVTLTSRAFHHDRFAEFCTQLAELCGMEMVLPMNTGAEAVETAVKTARKWGYRTKGVPDGTAKIIVAADNFHGRTTTIISFSTDQEARADYGPYTPGFEIVPYGDLAALDAAMTDNTVAVLLEPIQGEAGVLVPPPGYLAGVRELTRARNVLFIADEIQSGLGRTGKTFASEHEGVVPDMYVLGKALGGGVVPVSAVVSSSEILGVFRPGEHGSTFGGNPLACAVALEVIAMLRTGEYQQRATELGDHLHHELGLMATGGAVEAVRGRGLWAGVDISPSYGTGREISEKLMGRGVLVKDTHGSTIRIAPPLVISKEDLDWGLEQLRAVLAR, encoded by the coding sequence GTGGCGACAACGGAGAGTGCCATCGCCTCTGCGGAGGCGCACAGCGCGCACAACTACCACCCGCTGCCCGTCGTCGTCGCCTCGGCGGACGGTGCATGGATGACCGACGTCGAGGGGCGACGCTTCCTCGATATGCTCGCCGGCTACTCGGCACTCAACTTCGGCCATGGAAATCGGCGCCTCATCGACGCCGCCAAGGCCCAGTTGGAGCGGGTGACGCTCACCTCACGGGCGTTCCACCACGACCGGTTCGCCGAATTCTGCACCCAGCTGGCCGAGTTGTGCGGCATGGAGATGGTGCTGCCGATGAACACGGGCGCGGAGGCGGTGGAGACCGCCGTGAAGACGGCCCGCAAGTGGGGCTATCGGACGAAGGGGGTGCCGGACGGCACCGCCAAGATCATCGTCGCGGCGGACAACTTCCACGGCCGTACGACCACGATCATCAGCTTCTCCACCGACCAGGAGGCCCGTGCGGACTACGGGCCCTACACGCCGGGCTTCGAGATCGTTCCGTACGGGGATCTCGCCGCGCTCGACGCCGCGATGACGGACAACACCGTCGCTGTCCTGCTGGAGCCGATCCAGGGCGAGGCGGGGGTGCTGGTGCCGCCGCCGGGGTATCTCGCGGGCGTACGTGAGCTGACCCGGGCGCGGAACGTGCTGTTCATCGCGGACGAGATCCAGTCCGGCCTGGGCCGGACCGGCAAGACCTTCGCCAGTGAGCACGAGGGCGTGGTGCCCGACATGTATGTGCTGGGCAAGGCGCTCGGCGGCGGTGTGGTGCCGGTGTCGGCCGTGGTGTCGTCGAGCGAGATCCTCGGGGTGTTCCGGCCCGGGGAGCACGGTTCGACGTTCGGCGGGAATCCGCTGGCGTGTGCGGTGGCCCTTGAGGTGATCGCGATGCTGCGCACGGGTGAGTACCAGCAGCGGGCGACGGAGCTGGGTGATCATCTCCACCATGAGCTGGGGCTCATGGCGACCGGCGGCGCGGTGGAGGCGGTGCGCGGCCGGGGGCTCTGGGCGGGGGTCGACATCTCTCCCTCGTACGGCACGGGCCGGGAGATCTCCGAGAAGCTGATGGGGCGGGGGGTGCTGGTGAAGGACACCCATGGGTCGACGATCCGGATCGCCCCGCCGCTGGTGATCAGCAAGGAGGACCTGGACTGGGGCCTGGAGCAGCTGCGGGCGGTTCTGGCCCGATAG
- a CDS encoding glycine betaine ABC transporter substrate-binding protein has protein sequence MTHSKRIRTTLVAGVGALGMLALSACAADTGSKSASDEITLTVPSWVGARANAEVAKVIMEQELDVKVELQQLDEPVAFDALNNGKADAILEDWGGSPKKEKLYVEDKKTIVKGGDLGVVGHIGWFVPKYYADANPEVTDAKNLNKFVKDFKSANSGEQGEFLGAAPSYTTYDEHLVKNLKLDLKIKETGNEAAQIKEIQQKYRDKQPFITYWWDPQWLNADIDLVEVKLPAYEEGCNVPETATDCAYANTPLQKYLNADFAKDGGDAAEFIKNFKWTTEAQNEVAKAIAKDKMSGPDAAEKWVKANKSTWEAWLPKK, from the coding sequence GTGACCCACAGCAAGCGGATACGCACCACCCTGGTAGCCGGAGTCGGCGCCCTCGGCATGCTCGCGCTCAGCGCGTGCGCCGCCGACACCGGGTCGAAGTCGGCGTCCGACGAGATCACCCTGACCGTGCCCTCCTGGGTCGGCGCGCGCGCCAACGCCGAGGTCGCCAAGGTGATCATGGAGCAGGAGCTGGACGTGAAGGTCGAGCTCCAGCAGCTCGACGAGCCCGTCGCCTTCGACGCGCTCAACAACGGCAAGGCCGACGCGATCCTGGAGGACTGGGGCGGCTCTCCGAAGAAGGAGAAGCTCTACGTCGAGGACAAGAAGACCATCGTCAAGGGCGGCGACCTCGGTGTCGTCGGCCACATCGGATGGTTCGTCCCCAAGTACTACGCGGACGCCAACCCCGAGGTCACGGACGCGAAGAACCTCAACAAGTTCGTCAAGGACTTCAAGTCCGCGAACAGCGGCGAGCAGGGCGAGTTCCTGGGCGCGGCGCCCTCGTACACGACGTACGACGAGCACCTGGTGAAGAACCTCAAGCTGGATCTCAAGATCAAGGAGACGGGCAACGAGGCCGCCCAGATCAAGGAGATCCAGCAGAAGTACCGCGACAAGCAGCCCTTCATCACCTACTGGTGGGACCCGCAGTGGCTCAACGCGGACATCGACCTGGTCGAGGTGAAGCTGCCCGCGTACGAGGAGGGCTGCAACGTCCCGGAGACGGCGACGGACTGCGCGTACGCCAACACCCCGCTCCAGAAGTACCTCAACGCGGACTTCGCGAAGGACGGCGGTGACGCCGCCGAGTTCATCAAGAACTTCAAGTGGACCACCGAGGCGCAGAACGAGGTCGCCAAGGCCATCGCGAAGGACAAGATGAGCGGCCCGGACGCGGCCGAGAAGTGGGTCAAGGCGAACAAGTCGACGTGGGAGGCCTGGCTCCCCAAGAAGTAA